From Pan paniscus chromosome 9, NHGRI_mPanPan1-v2.0_pri, whole genome shotgun sequence, the proteins below share one genomic window:
- the LOC100981745 gene encoding RNA polymerase II subunit A C-terminal domain phosphatase SSU72 like protein 2, which produces MLSSTLRVAVVCVSNVNRSMEAHSILRRKGLSVRSFGTESHVRLPGPRPHRPVVYDFATTYKEMYNDLLRKDRECYTRNGILHILGRNERIKPGPERFQDCTDFFDVIFTCEERVYDTVVEDLCSREQQTFQPVHVINMDIQDTLEDATLGAFLICEICQCLQQSDDMEDNLEELLLQMEEKAGKSFLHTVCFY; this is translated from the coding sequence ATGCTCTCCTCCACACTCAGGGTGGCTGTGGTGTGCGTGAGCAATGTCAACAGGAGCATGGAGGCCCACAGCATCCTCAGGAGAAAAGGGCTAAGTGTCCGGTCTTTTGGAACTGAATCTCATGTGAGGCTACCAGGACCAAGACCCCATCGTCCTGTAGTTTATGATTTTGCAACAACATATAAGGAGATGTACAATGACCTCCTCAGGAAAGATAGAGAATGCTACACCCGCAACGGAATCTTACACATCTtgggaagaaatgagagaatcaAGCCCGGTCCAGAAAGATTTCAGGACTGCACTGATTTCTTTGATGTCATCTTCACCTGTGAGGAGAGGGTCTATGACACAGTGGTGGAAGATCTGTGTTCCAGAgaacagcagacctttcagccTGTGCACGTGATCAACATGGACATCCAAGATACCCTGGAAGATGCCACGCTGGgagctttcctcatctgtgagattTGCCAGTGCCTGCAGCAGTCAGACGACATGGAAGACAATCTGGAGGAGCTGCTGTTGCAAAtggaggagaaggcaggaaaaagcTTTCTTCACACCGTCTGCTTCTACTGA